Proteins from a genomic interval of Onychostoma macrolepis isolate SWU-2019 chromosome 17, ASM1243209v1, whole genome shotgun sequence:
- the mrpl57 gene encoding large ribosomal subunit protein mL63 — MFLTLVLLRKGIPGKQWIGKYRRPRVVTWQIKRNVIKRLEQEAENEYWISRPFMTQEQEQGHAAQRREWMWQQIKATRQVKFPEHKYIADQLNHLKITKTWPS, encoded by the coding sequence ATGTTCTTGACTTTGGTGCTTTTGCGGAAGGGAATCCCAGGAAAGCAGTGGATCGGGAAGTACCGTCGACCGCGGGTAGTCACCTGGCAGATAAAACGCAATGTGATTAAACGCCTGGAACAGGAAGCAGAAAATGAATACTGGATCAGCCGGCCATTCATGACGCAGGAACAGGAGCAAGGCCATGCAGCACAGAGACGGGAGTGGATGTGGCAACAAATCAAAGCTACACGGCAAGTCAAGTTTCCTGAACACAAGTACATTGCAGACCAGCTAAACCACCTGAAAATCACCAAGACCTGGCCCAGCTAA